A DNA window from Rhipicephalus sanguineus isolate Rsan-2018 chromosome 8, BIME_Rsan_1.4, whole genome shotgun sequence contains the following coding sequences:
- the LOC119403372 gene encoding uncharacterized protein K02A2.6-like has translation MSDNGKAFTSEFYSTFLKKNGVRRMLVPPYHPESNGAAERPVQTVKNKLRKAGPGDIRTQVARILLTYRSTPHEVTGCCPSELLLGRQLRTALDLLHPDLRTKVLQKQLKQKIRCDQGTRPRALGHPGDQAFARNFRPVPAWLPAVFTEQSTSSMDILLENGRRLTRHLDHIRQPPEELSADNQESGSPVATGLAPSLDVDQRQLTPDRLHDTESRQDPRKDVARETELAVTAPSTPVLRRSTRIRRPVSRYSP, from the coding sequence ATGTCGGATAATGGGAAAGCATTCACCAGTGAGTTCTACTCCACATTCCTCAAGAAAAACGGGGTGAGGCGAATGCTGGTGCCGCCGTATCATCCGGAGTCTAACGGTGCTGCAGAGCGGCCAGTGCAGACCGTCAAAAACAAGTTGCGGAAGGCTGGCCCTGGAGATATTCGCACTCAAGTTGCCCGCATACTCCTGACTTACAGGTCAACGCCTCACGAAGTCACGGGTTGCTGTCCGTCGGAGCTGTTGTTGGGGCGGCAGCTGAGGACTGCGTTGGACCTGCTACACCCAGACCTCAGGACTAAGGTGCTACAGAAGCAACTTAAGCAGAAAATCAGATGCGACCAAGGAACAAGACCCAGGGCTTTGGGTCACCCTGGTGACCAGGCGTTCGCAAGGAACTTCCGTCCAGTTCCTGCGTGGCTCCCTGCAGTCTTCACCGAACAAAGCACTTCGTCCATGGATATTCTACTGGAGAACGGACGGCGTTTAACTCGACATCTGGATCACATCCGCCAGCCCCCTGAGGAACTAAGTGCAGACAACCAAGAGTCAGGCAGCCCGGTAGCTACAGGTCTGGCTCCAAGCTTGGACGTGGATCAGAGGCAGCTAACTCCGGATCGCCTTCACGACACCGAGTCTAGGCAAGATCCCAGGAAAGACGTGGCGAGGGAAACGGAACTTGCTGTCACAGCACCCAGTACTCCTGTCTTGCGTCGAAGTACCAGAATTCGACGACCAGTATCTCGCTACTCACCTTGA